Genomic window (Chiloscyllium plagiosum isolate BGI_BamShark_2017 unplaced genomic scaffold, ASM401019v2 scaf_6415, whole genome shotgun sequence):
GCTCCCTCTCCgtgcgcgctcgctccctctccgcgcgcgctcgctccctctccgcgcctCGCTCCCTCTCCgtgcgcgctcgctccctctccgcgcgcgctcgctccctctccgcgcctCGCTCCCTCTCCgtgcgcgctcgctccctctccgcgcgcgctcgctccctctccgcgcctCGCTCCCTCTCCgtgcgcgctcgctccctctccgcgcgcgctcgctccctctccgcgcctCGCTCCCTCTCCgtgcgcgctcgctccctctccgcgcgcgctcgctccctctccgcgcctCGCTCCCTCTCCgtgcgcgctcgctccctctccgcgcgcgctcgctccctctccgcgcctCGCTCCCTCTCCgtgcgcgctcgctccctctccgcgcgcgctcgctccctctccgcgcctCGCTCCCTCTCCgtgcgcgctcgctccctctccgcgcgcgctcgctccctctccgcgcctCGCTCCCTCTCCgtgcgcgctcgctccctctccgcgcgcgctcgctccctctccgcgcgcgctcgctccctctccgcgcgcgctcgctccctctccgcgcgcgctcgctccctctccgcgcgcgctcgctccctctccgcgcgcgctcgctccctctccgcgcgcgctcgctccctctccgcgcgcgctcgctccctctccgcgcgcgctcgctccctctccgcgcgcgctcgctccctctccgcgcgcgctcgctccctctccgcgcgcgctcgctccctctccgcgcgcgctcgctccctctccgcgcgcgctcgctccctctccgcgcgcgctcgctccctctccgcgcgcgctcgctccctctccgcgcgcgctcgctccctctccgcgcgcgctcgctccctctccgcgcgcgctcgctccctctccgcgcgcgctcgctccctctccgcgcgcgctcgctccctctccgcgcgcgctcgctccctctccgcgcgcgctcgctccctctccgcgcgcgctcgctccctctccgcgcgcgctcgctccctctccgcgcgcgctcgctccctctccgcgcgcgctcgctccctctccgcgcgcgctcgctccctctccgcgcgcgctcgctccctctccgcgcgcgctcgctccctctccgcgcgcgctcgctccctctccgcgcgcgctcgctccctctccgcgcgcgctcgctccctctccgcgcgcgctcgctccctctccgcgcgcgctcgctccctctccgcgcgcgctcgctccctctccgcgcgcgctcgctccctctccgcgcgcgctcgctccctctccgcgcgcgctcgctccctctccgcgcgcgctcgctccc
Coding sequences:
- the LOC122546244 gene encoding caldesmon-like codes for the protein ERGAERERARAERERARTERERGAERERARAERERARTERERGAERERARAERERARTERERGAERERARAERERARTERERGAERERARAERERARTERERGAERERARAERERARTERERGAERERARAERERARTERERGAERERARAERERARTERERGAERERARAERERARTERER